In Hevea brasiliensis isolate MT/VB/25A 57/8 chromosome 13, ASM3005281v1, whole genome shotgun sequence, a single genomic region encodes these proteins:
- the LOC131172124 gene encoding uncharacterized protein LOC131172124: MEEVHAGMCGPHMNGKVLAKKIPRLDYYWFTIETDYARPLTNGAIEVANKNVKTILRKMVETYKDWPKKLPYTLWHYQTSTRTSTGATPFSLVYGTEEVLPIKLEVESLRVMFEDNVLENVWAQKRYEELALIDEKIMRALYHI, translated from the exons ATggaagaagtacatgcaggaatgtgtggtcctCACATGAATGGAAAGGTTTTGGCCAAAAAAATTCCAAGGTTGGATTATTACTGGTTTACCATAGAGACTGACTATGCCAG GCCTCTGACTAATGGAGCAATTGAAGTAGCCAATAAGAATGTGAAGACTATTTTGAGAAAAATGGTCGAaacttataaggattggcctaAAAAACTCCCTTATACTCTTTGGCATTATCAAACTTCTACAAGAACATCCAcgggggcaaccccattctctttagtgtatggaacTGAAGAAGTGCTACCCATTAAGTTAGAAGTtgaatccttaagagtgatgtttGAGGACAATGTCCTAGAAAATGTGTGGGCTCAGAAAAGATATGAGGAATTAgcgttgattgatgaaaagataaTGAGGGCCTTGTATCACATATAG